The following are encoded in a window of Carya illinoinensis cultivar Pawnee chromosome 15, C.illinoinensisPawnee_v1, whole genome shotgun sequence genomic DNA:
- the LOC122297803 gene encoding flavonol 3-O-glucosyltransferase UGT89B1-like, translating to MSTNGVHIVAYPYPTSGHIIPLLDLTHRLLTRGLTVTVFVTPSHLPLLQPYFTHPFSLKHLILPAPDVTAPPQKRIVSTMRALRDLHYPILLQWFRSHSSPPVAIISDFFLGWTQDLACELGIPRVVFSPSGAFTLSVSFSLTRDPRENDDPEDINFQVSFPKLPNSPSYPWWQIPGLYRSYKGDPDTEFYRNNMRANSMSWGIVFNSFVDLERVYLSHLKKELGNDRVWAVGPLLPLEHHESIVRGRASSVPIHHLMTWLDARSDNSVVFVCFGSSVALTSRQMDVLAAALEQSGVQFVLCVRVPHEDEQQHSNADLGVIPDGFEDRVEGRGFVIRGWAPQVSILSHRAVGAFVTHCGWNSVLEGIAAGVVMLTWPIGADQYTNAKLLVEQFGVAIRGCEGTQTIPESAELARLLAISVEEGRPERVKAKQLSSAALRAVKGGSSDTNLDEFIQQLADLGKRSEPTLK from the coding sequence ATGTCCACAAATGGCGTGCACATCGTGGCTTATCCCTATCCAACGTCAGGCCATATTATACCTCTGCTCGACCTCACTCACCGCCTGCTCACCCGCGGCCTCACTGTCACCGTTTTCGTCACCCCCTCTCACCTTCCTCTGCTTCAGCCTTACTTCACACATCCCTTTTCTCTCAAACACTTGATTCTTCCTGCCCCTGATGTTACGGCTCCTCCGCAGAAGAGGATCGTTTCTACTATGCGCGCTTTGCGTGACCTTCACTATCCTATCCTCCTCCAGTGGTTCCGATCTCATTCCTCGCCCCCTGTTGCCATTATCTCCGATTTCTTTCTCGGTTGGACCCAGGACCTAGCGTGCGAGCTCGGGATTCCTCGGGTCGTCTTCTCACCTTCCGGTGCCTTTACGTTGTCGGTTTCATTCTCTCTTACTCGCGATCCAAGGGAAAACGATGATCCGGAGGATATCAACTTCCAGGTTTCGTTCCCGAAACTCCCGAATTCCCCATCTTACCCATGGTGGCAGATCCCCGGACTTTATAGAAGCTATAAAGGAGACCCAGATACAGAATTTTATAGAAATAACATGCGAGCCAATTCGATGAGTTGGGGAATAGTGTTTAACTCGTTCGTCGATTTGGAGCGCGTTTACTTATCGCATCTGAAGAAAGAACTCGGAAATGATCGGGTGTGGGCCGTAGGACCCTTATTGCCTCTGGAACACCACGAATCCATCGTTAGGGGTAGAGCAAGTTCTGTGCCGATCCATCATTTAATGACGTGGTTGGATGCTCGTTCGGACAACTCGGTTGTCTTTGTTTGTTTCGGGAGTAGTGTGGCTTTGACAAGTAGGCAAATGGATGTGCTGGCTGCTGCGTTGGAACAGAGTGGTGTCCAGTTTGTTTTGTGCGTGAGGGTGCCTCATGAAGACGAGCAGCAGCATTCGAATGCTGATCTTGGCGTCATTCCTGATGGGTTCGAAGATCGTGTGGAGGGCAGAGGGTTTGTGATAAGGGGATGGGCACCACAGGTATCCATACTGAGCCACCGAGCCGTGGGTGCGTTCGTGACTCACTGTGGGTGGAACTCGGTGCTAGAGGGGATTGCCGCTGGGGTTGTGATGTTGACATGGCCAATAGGTGCGGACCAGTACACGAATGCCAAGTTGTTGGTGGAGCAGTTTGGGGTAGCAATCAGAGGTTGTGAGGGCACTCAGACCATTCCCGAATCAGCCGAGTTGGCCCGGCTGTTGGCCATTTCGGTTGAAGAGGGTAGGCCAGAGAGGGTAAAGGCCAAGCAACTGAGTTCCGCAGCCCTACGTGCAGTCAAAGGAGGTAGTTCGGATACAAATTTAGATGAATTCATCCAACAGTTAGCTGATCTTGGGAAGCGATCAGAGCCAACACTTAAATAG